GTGGTCGCAGTCACAGGAGCAGAGGGATTCATCGGCTCGCATCTCGTCGAGGCGCTCGTTCGGGCCGGATTCCGGGTCCGCGCGATGGTGCTGTACAACTCGTTCGGCTCGTGGGGCTGGCTGGAGCAGCTGCCGCCCGACGTGCTGGCCGAGGTGGACGTGGTGCTGGGCGACGTGCGCGACCCGCTGTCGGTGCGCGAGGTGCTGCGCGGCGCGGAGGTCGTGTACCACCTCGCGGCGCTGATCGCCATTCCGTACTCGTACCGGGCGCCGCACTCGTACGTGCAGACGAACGTGGTCGGCACGCTCAACGTCCTGGAGGCGGTGCGCGAGCTGGAAACGCCGCGCCTGATCCACACCTCGACCAGCGAGGTCTACGGCACGGCCCGCCAGGTGCCCATCCGCGAGAGCCACCCCCTCCAGGCACAGTCCCCGTACGCGGCGTCCAAGGTGGGCGCGGACAAGCTCGTCGAGAGTTACCACCTGAGTTTCGGGCTGCCCGCCGTGACGCTGCGGCCCTTCAACACCTTCGGGCCCCGCCAGTCGGCCCGC
This sequence is a window from Deinococcus metalli. Protein-coding genes within it:
- a CDS encoding GDP-mannose 4,6-dehydratase produces the protein MNAVVAVTGAEGFIGSHLVEALVRAGFRVRAMVLYNSFGSWGWLEQLPPDVLAEVDVVLGDVRDPLSVREVLRGAEVVYHLAALIAIPYSYRAPHSYVQTNVVGTLNVLEAVRELETPRLIHTSTSEVYGTARQVPIRESHPLQAQSPYAASKVGADKLVESYHLSFGLPAVTLRPFNTFGPRQSARAVIPTVISQIAARRDVIKVGSLAPTRDFNYVADTAQSFLAVGTAPAEKVLGRTLNTGTGVEVSVGALVEAIADVMGARVEVEQEAERMRPDASEVMRLISDSSALRDLTGWQPAYTLHAGLEQTSQWFLHPANLAHYRPGQYAI